AGGGAGGGGATGAGGTGAGAGAGTAAGTTATTAAGGTTGTGCACAGAGACAAACTTTGTCTAGTGCACCCAGCAGCGTTGATGCACTGACTGACTGTAAGTGTTTAAAGAGATTTAGCAAAAACTATTATtgttaaaactgtattttgtttctttcttcaacagtttgttaaatgtattttctctgCAACTTTGTTAGTTTGTAACATGAATTTCATTGAAGTGTAGGACATCATGGAATCAGAAGTTACTGTCAACAGGAGTGATGTTGTGACTGACTTACATCCCTGCTATGAAATTGATCATTTGAGTTACAAATTTACCACAACCCCTTCTGCTATATGTGTGACATTATATGTTTTCCTCACACTAATGTCTCTCATTACTGTATGTGGAAACCTCCTTGTAATATTCTCCATCATTTACTTCAAACAGCTCCTCACGCCAACCAACTACCTCGTCCTCTCTCTGGCTGTGGCTGACGTACTAGTTGGGATTCTGGTGTTTCCTTTCAGCATGGCGTTCTCTGTCAGCTCCTGTTTGTATCATGAGGGATTATATTGCAAGATACGAGGCAGCTTTGATGTATCCCTAAGCACTTGCTCAATTATGAACTTGTGTTGCATTTCTCTTGACAGATATTATGCAGTGTGTCAGCCATTAACATATAAATCTAAAATCAACCACAAAGTTGTCCTTGGCATGATCGTGGCAAGCTGGGGAATCTCTACTCTTATTGGAATTGGTGTAATAATtccaaaattaaatgaagaaaaatgtaagGATGAGTGTTTAATTGATGTTCTCATGGCAAACACAGTTGGACCTATATTATCTTTTTACTTTCCAGTGGTCATAATGCTGAGTATATACCTGAAGATTTTCCTTGCTGCTCGGAAACAGGCACACAGCATTCACAGCATGGGAAAATCTGGAGAAGCTGTCAGTAGGATGGAGAGGAAAGCCACAAAGACACTGGCTATTGTTTTGggagcttttcttttttgttggaCTCCCTTCTTTCTCTGCATCACGTTTCTGCCAATTAGCAATGAGCCTGTGCCAGTTCCCGTGATAGAAACACTTAACTGGCTTACATTATCAAATTCAATGTTGAATCCATTTATTTATGCTTTCTTTTACAGCAGATTCAGATCAgcctttaaaattattatttctggAAAAATATTCCAGGGTAATTTTGCTAATTCAATATTGCATTAAGTTAAAGAAATTAGCTGGAtaaagattaaaacatttatcagGAAATTACTGTAAAATTGATGTATTTAGGTAGAAACTTCCAAAGCGGAATGAATTTAAGCTGACAAGTACAAACTTATTAAAACCGAAAGATT
The sequence above is drawn from the Melanotaenia boesemani isolate fMelBoe1 chromosome 22, fMelBoe1.pri, whole genome shotgun sequence genome and encodes:
- the LOC121634212 gene encoding trace amine-associated receptor 1-like, with the protein product MESEVTVNRSDVVTDLHPCYEIDHLSYKFTTTPSAICVTLYVFLTLMSLITVCGNLLVIFSIIYFKQLLTPTNYLVLSLAVADVLVGILVFPFSMAFSVSSCLYHEGLYCKIRGSFDVSLSTCSIMNLCCISLDRYYAVCQPLTYKSKINHKVVLGMIVASWGISTLIGIGVIIPKLNEEKCKDECLIDVLMANTVGPILSFYFPVVIMLSIYLKIFLAARKQAHSIHSMGKSGEAVSRMERKATKTLAIVLGAFLFCWTPFFLCITFLPISNEPVPVPVIETLNWLTLSNSMLNPFIYAFFYSRFRSAFKIIISGKIFQGNFANSILH